One region of Anaeromyxobacter paludicola genomic DNA includes:
- a CDS encoding MGMT family protein, whose product MPKASMPKGWERYYRIVRRVPRGRVTTFGAVAALAGQPRAARQVGYALSALKGTKHDVPWQRVLGKRSGDTAGVSLLDPMGAAVQRDLLEGEGVAFDERGRVALARFGWPGAARRRRAAPGLKATRRPARRRGRTPGARA is encoded by the coding sequence ATGCCGAAGGCTTCGATGCCGAAGGGGTGGGAGCGCTACTACCGGATCGTCCGCCGTGTGCCGCGCGGACGGGTGACCACCTTCGGCGCGGTGGCGGCCCTGGCGGGCCAGCCCCGGGCGGCGCGGCAGGTGGGCTACGCGCTCTCCGCGCTCAAGGGGACGAAGCACGACGTCCCCTGGCAGCGCGTCCTCGGGAAGCGCAGCGGCGACACCGCCGGCGTCTCGCTCCTCGACCCCATGGGCGCGGCGGTGCAGCGCGATCTGCTGGAGGGCGAGGGGGTCGCCTTCGACGAGCGCGGGCGCGTGGCGCTGGCGCGCTTCGGCTGGCCGGGGGCGGCGCGCCGGCGCCGCGCCGCGCCCGGGCTCAAGGCGACGCGCCGGCCTGCTCGCAGGCGGGGCCGAACGCCGGGAGCCAGAGCCTGA
- a CDS encoding LemA family protein, translating into MKTNAPLRAALAGLVLLAATGCGFQSIPQGENAVAGAWAEVQNQYQRRADLVPNLVETVKGYATHEKSTLEGVIEARAKATSIQLSANDLTPDNLAKFEAAQNQLKGALSRLMVVAEQYPQLRANENFRDLQVQLEGTENRITIARRRYIETVQAFNNLVTVPPTSFTNAILYHKQPKAQFTATTAGAEQAPKVKF; encoded by the coding sequence ATGAAAACGAACGCTCCGCTGCGCGCCGCCCTGGCTGGCCTGGTCCTGCTCGCCGCCACCGGCTGTGGCTTCCAGTCGATCCCCCAGGGCGAGAACGCCGTGGCCGGGGCCTGGGCCGAGGTGCAGAACCAGTACCAGCGCCGCGCCGACCTCGTGCCGAACCTGGTCGAGACGGTGAAGGGCTACGCCACCCACGAGAAGAGCACGCTCGAGGGGGTGATCGAGGCGCGCGCCAAGGCGACCTCCATCCAGCTCTCCGCGAACGACCTCACCCCGGACAACCTGGCGAAGTTCGAGGCGGCGCAGAACCAGCTCAAGGGGGCGCTGTCCCGCCTGATGGTGGTGGCCGAGCAGTACCCGCAGCTGCGCGCCAACGAGAACTTCCGCGACCTGCAGGTGCAGCTCGAGGGGACCGAGAACCGGATCACCATCGCCCGCCGCCGCTACATCGAGACGGTGCAGGCGTTCAACAACCTCGTGACCGTGCCGCCCACGAGCTTCACCAACGCGATCCTCTACCACAAGCAGCCCAAGGCCCAGTTCACGGCCACCACCGCGGGCGCCGAGCAGGCTCCCAAGGTGAAGTTCTAG
- a CDS encoding TPM domain-containing protein: MPQGAPARPSPALPARRGGSAERSPAPAKRGRAREGAWRAALLAILLAAAPAARAELAVPPLTGPVVDAAGLLDARGARRLDALCRAAREGEGGQGVQLQYLLVRTLDGEPIESFSMRVAERWKIGTKGRDNGVLVVIAVADRRIRIEVGGGLEGGLTDAQSGRIIRQTIAPAFREGRYAEGLFVAGEQILSALGALPSSLRTAPHEDRPAHELPSGLLGLLLGLLFSFGAPAIFILLVFLFVVSRIFGGLGPRRRGPWGGGPWIGGGGWGGGGGFGGGSSGGGWSGGGGGFSGGGASGSW; encoded by the coding sequence GTGCCGCAGGGCGCCCCGGCTCGCCCCTCCCCGGCCCTCCCCGCCCGGCGGGGAGGGAGCGCCGAGAGGAGTCCCGCTCCCGCGAAGCGGGGGAGGGCGAGGGAGGGGGCCTGGCGCGCCGCGCTGCTCGCGATCCTGCTCGCCGCGGCGCCCGCGGCCCGGGCCGAGCTGGCCGTCCCGCCCCTCACCGGGCCGGTGGTGGACGCGGCCGGCCTCCTCGACGCGCGCGGCGCCCGCCGGCTCGACGCCCTCTGCCGCGCGGCGCGCGAGGGGGAGGGCGGGCAGGGCGTGCAGCTCCAGTACCTCCTCGTCCGCACGCTCGACGGCGAGCCCATCGAGAGCTTCTCGATGCGGGTCGCCGAGCGCTGGAAGATCGGCACCAAGGGGCGCGACAACGGCGTGCTGGTCGTGATCGCCGTCGCCGACCGGCGCATCCGCATCGAGGTCGGCGGCGGCCTCGAGGGCGGGCTCACCGACGCGCAGTCGGGCCGGATCATCCGGCAGACGATCGCGCCGGCCTTCCGCGAGGGGCGCTACGCCGAGGGGCTCTTCGTCGCCGGCGAGCAGATCCTCTCCGCGCTCGGCGCGCTGCCCTCGTCGCTCCGCACGGCGCCGCACGAGGACCGCCCGGCGCACGAGCTCCCCTCCGGCCTCCTCGGCCTCCTGCTCGGCCTGCTCTTCTCGTTCGGCGCGCCGGCCATCTTCATCCTGCTGGTCTTCCTGTTCGTCGTCTCCCGCATCTTCGGCGGCCTCGGTCCGCGCCGGCGCGGGCCGTGGGGCGGCGGCCCCTGGATCGGCGGCGGCGGGTGGGGCGGCGGCGGCGGCTTCGGCGGCGGCTCGAGCGGGGGCGGCTGGAGCGGCGGCGGCGGCGGGTTCTCCGGCGGCGGCGCCTCGGGCAGCTGGTGA
- a CDS encoding TPM domain-containing protein, with protein sequence MNVERFFGPEARASVEQAVQAAEARSLGQIVPVVVRRSARYHETRLEGALLAAAAVTAVVLLLRLPITLRELALAQALCAALGAAAARLAPVERFLAGSAALEAATRARALRAFHEHGLHRTSRGTGVLVFASLLERRAVILGDHGIHEKMKDGDWQRALDALVAGVRRDDPAGGFRAAIDLCGERLAQHFPREGAAPDNELPDALREDE encoded by the coding sequence ATGAACGTCGAACGGTTCTTCGGCCCGGAGGCGCGGGCCAGCGTGGAGCAGGCGGTGCAGGCGGCGGAGGCGCGCAGCCTCGGGCAGATCGTCCCGGTGGTGGTGAGGCGCTCGGCGCGCTACCACGAGACGCGGCTCGAGGGCGCGCTCCTCGCCGCCGCGGCCGTGACCGCGGTGGTGCTGCTGCTGCGGCTCCCCATCACGCTGCGCGAGCTCGCGCTCGCGCAGGCGCTCTGCGCCGCCCTCGGGGCGGCCGCGGCCCGCCTCGCGCCGGTGGAGCGGTTCCTCGCGGGCAGCGCGGCCCTCGAGGCGGCCACCCGCGCCCGGGCGCTGCGCGCCTTCCACGAGCACGGGCTGCACCGGACGTCGCGCGGCACGGGCGTGCTCGTCTTCGCCTCGCTGCTGGAGCGGCGGGCCGTGATCCTGGGCGACCACGGGATCCACGAGAAGATGAAGGACGGCGACTGGCAGCGCGCGCTCGACGCGCTCGTCGCGGGCGTGCGGCGGGACGATCCGGCCGGCGGCTTCCGGGCCGCCATCGACCTCTGCGGCGAGCGGCTCGCGCAGCACTTCCCGCGCGAGGGTGCGGCGCCCGACAACGAGCTCCCGGACGCGCTCCGGGAGGACGAGTAG
- a CDS encoding radical SAM protein, with protein MRVDGVEEGGPWRMTFVTSPDDCNLACDMCPGHSPLGPGPRRPPRRLDAGLVLAVLAERAGSPLREVIPSTMGEPLLWSGLAALASACAAAGPRLNVTTNGTFPGRGARGWAALLAPVTRDLKLSWNGATAATAERLMAGLRFEEAVAAVREFLEVRDAVAAAGGSRCRVSFQVTAQEENVAELPEIVRLAARLGVERVKLNHLQPRLPGLSARALSRDEAGRARWNEAVRRCRAAAAEAELPGGGRVLLENAVEWPAAGAPAPEPGPCPFLGREAWVLADGAFAPCPHPAAAEGALGRFGDVSTSTVGELWRGAALATLRASYRDHPICRECSFRRPGGAS; from the coding sequence ATGCGCGTGGACGGAGTCGAGGAGGGCGGGCCCTGGCGGATGACCTTCGTCACCAGCCCGGACGACTGCAACCTGGCCTGCGACATGTGCCCCGGCCACTCGCCGCTCGGCCCGGGGCCGCGACGCCCGCCGCGCCGCCTGGACGCCGGGCTGGTGCTCGCGGTGCTGGCGGAGCGGGCCGGCTCCCCGCTGCGCGAGGTCATCCCCTCCACCATGGGCGAGCCGCTGCTCTGGAGCGGCCTCGCGGCGCTCGCCTCGGCCTGCGCGGCCGCGGGGCCGCGGCTCAACGTCACCACCAACGGGACCTTCCCCGGGCGCGGCGCGCGCGGCTGGGCGGCGCTCCTCGCCCCGGTCACCCGCGACCTCAAGCTCTCCTGGAACGGGGCGACCGCCGCGACCGCCGAGCGGCTCATGGCAGGGCTGCGGTTCGAGGAGGCGGTGGCGGCGGTGCGCGAGTTCCTGGAGGTGCGGGACGCGGTGGCCGCGGCCGGAGGGAGCCGCTGCCGCGTGAGCTTCCAGGTCACCGCGCAGGAGGAGAACGTCGCGGAGCTGCCGGAGATCGTCCGGCTCGCGGCGCGGCTCGGGGTGGAGCGGGTGAAGCTGAACCACCTCCAGCCGAGGCTGCCCGGGCTCTCCGCGCGGGCGCTGTCGCGCGACGAGGCGGGGCGGGCGCGCTGGAACGAGGCGGTCCGGCGCTGCCGCGCGGCCGCGGCCGAGGCGGAGCTCCCGGGCGGCGGGCGCGTCCTCCTCGAGAACGCGGTCGAGTGGCCGGCGGCGGGGGCGCCGGCGCCCGAGCCCGGCCCGTGCCCGTTCCTCGGGCGAGAGGCCTGGGTGCTCGCCGACGGCGCCTTCGCCCCCTGTCCGCATCCGGCCGCCGCCGAGGGCGCGCTCGGCCGGTTCGGCGACGTCTCGACGAGTACGGTGGGGGAGCTCTGGCGAGGCGCGGCGCTCGCGACCTTGCGGGCGAGCTACCGGGACCACCCCATCTGCCGGGAGTGCAGCTTCCGGCGACCGGGCGGGGCCAGCTAG
- a CDS encoding helix-turn-helix domain-containing protein gives MANVKPGAKAKVKAKPAAERPAGREPQHAEAIGANLTQVVGENLRRLRTERDLSLEKLSRLCGVSRAMLGQIELGQSAPTINVLWKISTALEVPFSALLGSRAAGGVHILRADHAKVLASHDGSFSSRALFPFDEPRRVEFYELKLGPHGTENADAHAPGTMENLVVSKGSMELEIDGSRQLLGPGDAIVFEADRPHSYRNPGEDEAVMYLVMTYAETVG, from the coding sequence ATGGCGAACGTGAAGCCGGGAGCGAAGGCGAAGGTCAAGGCGAAGCCGGCGGCCGAGCGGCCGGCCGGCCGCGAGCCGCAGCACGCCGAGGCCATCGGCGCGAACCTCACGCAGGTGGTGGGCGAGAACCTGCGGCGGCTGCGGACCGAGCGCGACCTCTCCCTCGAGAAGCTGTCTCGCCTCTGCGGCGTCTCCCGCGCCATGCTCGGGCAGATCGAGCTCGGCCAGAGCGCGCCCACCATCAACGTGCTCTGGAAGATCTCGACCGCCCTCGAGGTGCCCTTCTCGGCGCTGCTCGGCTCGCGGGCGGCGGGCGGGGTGCACATCCTCCGCGCCGACCACGCCAAGGTGCTCGCGAGCCACGACGGCAGCTTCAGCTCGCGCGCGCTCTTCCCCTTCGACGAGCCGCGCCGGGTCGAGTTCTACGAGCTCAAGCTCGGGCCGCACGGCACCGAGAACGCCGACGCGCACGCCCCAGGGACCATGGAGAACCTCGTGGTCTCGAAGGGGTCGATGGAGCTCGAGATCGACGGCTCGCGCCAGCTCCTCGGCCCCGGCGACGCCATCGTCTTCGAGGCCGACCGGCCGCACTCCTACCGGAACCCGGGGGAGGACGAGGCGGTGATGTACCTCGTCATGACCTACGCCGAGACGGTCGGCTAG
- a CDS encoding APC family permease: protein MTPGSSAAPPEASRTSRPTLGLTGLTINAMALIAPGAFLWLTFQMQSLYGAPMAGSAMWFGILAALLLCFATAISYAELSKLYPGAGSSYFFAEQAFLNRTKAYRFARIAKFITGWASHLYYWVYPGCMVGVTAILSGYLLNQFFPNTFSGTYNSPLFMILFCVVFAFGTAYVAFRGVSGTTGVNFAINVIQITALLVFSVMAISYRVQHPEGSKGWHLVNGVPVDYVVAQEPVLENGKPKLDAAGAPVLQNKLDADGTPVAELKDGKPVPFTLSYAADAATVMEPVDADHPKDLTPHFKFHPTAGSVPAPHGFSYIIIQACIAILILVGFESVTSMGEEARNAKRDIPRAVLLSLGIQGLFCYAIEYFAAGYFLNQGYTLADAAGSGAPLGDMMVLVGTWLFGSYTAGRAFMLVQAATVFLALIGTTLSCLSTGARVTYAMGRDEEVPSHFGLLHGKRLTPHRAIWTLAAISAVIGIVTVSCYLGGTTPAPLEAKYQNIWYAFGIFKPELYAKLPNSLVVVTLVSNFGTFLLYMLTCIIAMVAFKEHHAFNGFKHMFVPMFGLVANLLCMLFYLVGPFTVSGMSVKEPYIALAVCGAWAIYGGLYFLRASKKNSKPVFVERAAERPAASA from the coding sequence ATGACCCCAGGAAGTTCCGCCGCCCCGCCCGAGGCCAGCCGGACCTCGCGCCCGACGCTCGGCCTCACCGGCCTCACCATCAACGCCATGGCGCTCATCGCCCCGGGCGCCTTCCTCTGGCTCACGTTCCAGATGCAGTCGCTCTACGGCGCCCCGATGGCCGGCTCGGCCATGTGGTTCGGCATCCTGGCCGCGCTGCTGCTCTGCTTCGCCACCGCCATCAGCTACGCCGAGCTCTCCAAGCTCTACCCCGGCGCCGGCTCCTCGTACTTCTTCGCCGAGCAGGCCTTCCTCAACCGCACCAAGGCCTACCGCTTCGCCCGCATCGCCAAGTTCATCACCGGCTGGGCGAGCCACCTCTACTACTGGGTCTACCCGGGCTGCATGGTCGGCGTGACCGCCATCCTCTCCGGCTACCTCCTGAACCAGTTCTTCCCCAACACCTTCAGCGGCACCTACAACAGCCCGCTGTTCATGATCCTGTTCTGCGTGGTGTTCGCCTTCGGCACCGCCTACGTCGCCTTCCGCGGCGTGTCCGGCACCACCGGCGTGAACTTCGCCATCAACGTCATCCAGATCACCGCGCTGCTGGTGTTCTCGGTGATGGCCATCTCCTACCGCGTCCAGCACCCCGAGGGCTCGAAGGGCTGGCACCTCGTGAACGGCGTCCCGGTGGACTACGTGGTGGCCCAGGAGCCGGTGCTCGAGAACGGCAAGCCCAAGCTCGACGCCGCCGGCGCCCCGGTGCTCCAGAACAAGCTCGACGCCGACGGCACCCCGGTGGCGGAGCTCAAGGACGGCAAGCCGGTCCCGTTCACCCTGAGCTACGCCGCCGACGCCGCCACGGTCATGGAGCCGGTGGACGCCGACCACCCCAAGGACCTCACCCCGCACTTCAAGTTCCACCCCACCGCCGGGTCGGTGCCGGCGCCGCACGGGTTCTCGTACATCATCATCCAGGCCTGCATCGCCATCCTCATCCTGGTGGGCTTCGAGTCGGTGACCTCGATGGGCGAGGAGGCCCGCAACGCCAAGCGCGACATCCCGCGCGCGGTGCTGCTCTCGCTCGGCATCCAGGGGCTCTTCTGCTACGCCATCGAGTACTTCGCGGCCGGCTACTTCCTCAACCAGGGGTACACGCTGGCCGACGCCGCCGGCTCGGGCGCGCCGCTCGGCGACATGATGGTGCTGGTCGGCACCTGGCTCTTCGGCAGCTACACCGCCGGCCGCGCCTTCATGCTGGTGCAGGCGGCCACGGTGTTCCTGGCGCTCATCGGCACCACCCTCTCCTGCCTCTCCACCGGCGCCCGCGTCACCTACGCCATGGGGCGTGACGAGGAGGTCCCGAGCCACTTCGGCCTGCTGCACGGCAAGCGGCTGACCCCGCACCGCGCCATCTGGACCCTGGCCGCGATCTCGGCGGTGATCGGGATCGTCACCGTGTCCTGCTACCTCGGCGGCACCACCCCGGCGCCGCTCGAGGCCAAGTACCAGAACATCTGGTACGCCTTCGGCATCTTCAAGCCGGAGCTCTACGCGAAGCTCCCCAACAGCCTGGTGGTCGTCACCCTGGTGAGCAACTTCGGCACCTTCCTGCTCTACATGCTCACCTGCATCATCGCCATGGTGGCCTTCAAGGAGCACCACGCCTTCAACGGCTTCAAGCACATGTTCGTGCCCATGTTCGGGCTCGTGGCGAACCTGCTCTGCATGCTCTTCTACCTGGTGGGCCCGTTCACGGTGTCGGGCATGAGCGTGAAGGAGCCCTACATCGCCCTCGCGGTCTGCGGCGCCTGGGCGATCTACGGCGGGCTCTACTTCCTGCGCGCCAGCAAGAAGAACTCCAAGCCGGTGTTCGTGGAGCGCGCGGCGGAGCGGCCCGCCGCCAGCGCGTAG
- a CDS encoding ammonium transporter, giving the protein MSELARSLDLAWVLLAAFLVMFMQAGFAMVETGFTRARNAVHTMAMNFVVYPVGVLGFWLVGYGLMMGGVHEWPTLGAAVTGGHEVGLRLGGHLWGLFGASRFALVTVASEPASLAMFLFSAVFMDTAATIPTGAMAERWKFSAFLLYAAFMSALLYPLYGNWVWGGGFLAALGANLGLGHGHVDFAGATVVHMTGGVTALAGAIVLGPRLGRFRADGTVGAMPGHNLPMAVVGSLILAFGWFGFNAGSTLSAQNPRIALIAVNTLLASSAGAVAALLYVWGLHSRPDLAMACNGLLGGLVSITGACAFVSPAAAVLIGLVAGGLVVRAVVFLERRLRVDDPVGAVAVHGVCGAWGGLAVGLFADGSYGDGWNGVAGPVRGLLFGAPSQLGAQCVGVAVNAGFVFAASYGFFRLLERVMGNRVPAEVELTGLDALEMGTDAYPRG; this is encoded by the coding sequence ATGTCCGAGCTGGCCCGCTCCCTCGATCTCGCCTGGGTGCTCCTGGCTGCCTTCCTGGTGATGTTCATGCAGGCCGGCTTCGCCATGGTGGAGACCGGCTTCACCCGCGCCCGCAACGCCGTCCACACCATGGCCATGAACTTCGTGGTCTACCCGGTGGGCGTGCTCGGGTTCTGGCTCGTGGGCTACGGGCTCATGATGGGCGGGGTGCACGAGTGGCCCACGCTGGGGGCGGCGGTGACCGGTGGCCACGAGGTCGGGCTGCGGCTGGGCGGCCACCTCTGGGGCCTGTTCGGCGCGTCGCGCTTCGCGCTGGTCACCGTCGCGAGCGAGCCGGCCAGCCTCGCCATGTTCCTGTTCTCGGCGGTCTTCATGGACACCGCCGCCACCATCCCGACCGGCGCCATGGCCGAGCGCTGGAAGTTCTCGGCCTTCCTGCTCTACGCCGCCTTCATGTCGGCGCTCCTCTACCCGCTCTACGGCAACTGGGTGTGGGGCGGCGGCTTCCTCGCCGCGCTCGGCGCGAACCTCGGGCTCGGGCACGGCCACGTGGACTTCGCCGGCGCCACGGTGGTGCACATGACCGGCGGCGTGACCGCGCTCGCCGGCGCGATCGTGCTCGGGCCGCGCCTGGGCCGCTTCCGGGCCGACGGCACCGTGGGCGCCATGCCGGGGCACAACCTGCCCATGGCGGTGGTGGGCTCGCTCATCCTGGCCTTCGGCTGGTTCGGCTTCAACGCCGGCTCGACGCTCTCGGCGCAGAACCCGCGCATCGCGCTCATCGCCGTGAACACGCTGCTCGCGTCCTCGGCCGGCGCGGTCGCGGCCCTGCTCTACGTCTGGGGCCTGCACTCGCGCCCCGACCTGGCGATGGCCTGCAACGGGCTCCTCGGCGGGCTGGTGTCGATCACCGGCGCCTGCGCCTTCGTGAGCCCGGCGGCGGCGGTGCTCATCGGCCTGGTCGCCGGCGGGCTGGTGGTGCGGGCGGTGGTGTTCCTGGAGCGCCGCCTCCGCGTGGACGACCCGGTGGGCGCGGTGGCGGTCCACGGCGTCTGCGGCGCCTGGGGCGGGCTGGCGGTGGGGCTCTTCGCGGACGGCAGCTACGGGGACGGCTGGAACGGCGTCGCCGGGCCGGTCCGGGGGCTCCTCTTCGGAGCGCCGTCCCAGCTCGGCGCGCAGTGCGTCGGGGTGGCGGTCAACGCCGGGTTCGTGTTCGCAGCGTCCTATGGCTTCTTCCGGCTGCTGGAGCGGGTGATGGGGAACCGCGTCCCGGCCGAGGTGGAGCTGACCGGCCTCGACGCGCTGGAGATGGGCACCGACGCCTACCCGCGGGGTTGA
- a CDS encoding serine/threonine-protein kinase — protein MRDPTVGERLDGFALTELLARSGMASIFKAVDVSTGRTVVLKVPHVQYESDVVFFERFRREDEEGQRLHHPNVVEVLPTPEKSRMYMVMEHVEGRSLRAMLGRQPLPTAQALDLARQICGALAYLHGEGVLHRDLKPENVLVTPAGQVKLIDFGIAVFASKRRMTWGALSNAMGTPDYMAPEQIRGRRGDPRTDVYAVGTILYEMLTAHLPYESANPRALLKAKVDEEPRPPSYHVPGFDPKLEALLLRAVARDPRDRYASAALLLHDLEHPESVQPLDPATGLGSRRGGRPSRRVVLPALAAAALAAVGALVWLSARHSPPADRSAPAARGR, from the coding sequence ATGCGCGACCCGACCGTCGGCGAGCGGCTCGATGGCTTCGCGCTCACCGAGCTGCTGGCCCGCAGCGGCATGGCGTCGATCTTCAAGGCGGTGGACGTCTCCACCGGCCGGACGGTGGTGCTCAAGGTCCCCCACGTCCAGTACGAGAGCGACGTGGTCTTCTTCGAGCGCTTCCGGCGCGAGGACGAGGAGGGGCAGCGGCTGCACCACCCGAACGTGGTCGAGGTGCTCCCCACCCCCGAGAAGAGCCGGATGTACATGGTGATGGAGCACGTGGAGGGGCGCTCCCTCCGGGCCATGCTCGGCAGGCAGCCGCTCCCCACCGCGCAGGCGCTCGACCTGGCCCGGCAGATCTGCGGCGCCCTCGCCTACCTCCACGGCGAGGGGGTGCTGCACCGGGATCTCAAGCCGGAGAACGTGCTCGTCACGCCGGCCGGCCAGGTGAAGCTCATCGACTTCGGCATCGCGGTGTTCGCCTCGAAGCGGCGCATGACCTGGGGCGCGCTCTCGAACGCCATGGGCACGCCGGACTACATGGCCCCGGAGCAGATCCGCGGGCGCCGCGGCGATCCGCGCACCGACGTCTACGCGGTCGGCACCATCCTCTACGAGATGCTCACCGCGCACCTGCCCTACGAGAGCGCCAACCCGCGGGCGCTGCTCAAGGCCAAGGTGGACGAGGAGCCCCGGCCGCCGAGCTACCACGTGCCCGGCTTCGATCCCAAGCTCGAGGCCCTCCTGCTGCGGGCGGTGGCCCGCGACCCGCGCGACCGCTACGCCAGCGCCGCCCTGCTCCTGCACGACCTCGAGCACCCGGAGTCGGTGCAGCCCCTCGATCCGGCCACCGGGCTCGGATCCCGGCGGGGCGGGAGGCCGTCGCGCCGGGTGGTGCTGCCCGCGCTGGCCGCCGCCGCGCTGGCCGCCGTGGGCGCGCTGGTCTGGCTCAGCGCCCGCCACTCCCCGCCCGCCGATCGCTCCGCGCCCGCTGCGCGCGGGAGGTGA
- a CDS encoding PP2C family protein-serine/threonine phosphatase, whose amino-acid sequence MNDFELDHASLTDVGTGRDHNEDACVSSAEGEGQAVAAVADGVSQAAGGEVASEMAVEVLLRAFREEGGSPGQRLYRAFQQANIEIYDRAVAVPELRGMTTTLTALVVDRGELTAVHAGDSRLYLVRGGQVVQLTKDHTVAAEKVRYGLLSRERARNHPDRSVLTRSVGRELIVSRDRITQRLQQGDLLLACSDGLHGVLEDGELAELCDGSAAEACRRLLETANRRGTPDNLSAAVIRLVGPVPDDAAEPGQGGLKARLRRIFGGG is encoded by the coding sequence ATGAACGACTTCGAGCTCGACCACGCCTCCCTCACCGACGTGGGGACGGGCCGCGACCACAACGAGGACGCCTGCGTCAGCTCGGCCGAGGGGGAGGGGCAGGCGGTCGCGGCGGTGGCCGACGGGGTGTCGCAGGCCGCCGGCGGCGAGGTGGCGAGCGAGATGGCGGTGGAGGTGCTGCTGCGGGCCTTCCGCGAGGAGGGGGGCAGCCCCGGCCAGCGGCTCTACCGCGCCTTCCAGCAGGCCAACATCGAGATCTACGATCGGGCGGTGGCGGTGCCGGAGCTGCGCGGCATGACCACCACGCTGACCGCGCTGGTGGTGGACCGCGGCGAGCTCACGGCGGTCCACGCCGGGGACTCGCGCCTGTACCTCGTCCGCGGCGGGCAGGTGGTGCAGCTCACCAAGGACCACACCGTGGCCGCCGAGAAGGTGCGGTACGGCCTCCTCAGCCGGGAGCGGGCCCGGAACCACCCCGACCGCTCGGTGCTGACCCGCAGCGTGGGGCGCGAGCTGATCGTGAGCCGGGACCGGATCACCCAGCGGCTCCAGCAGGGCGACCTGCTCCTCGCCTGCAGCGACGGGCTGCACGGGGTGCTGGAGGACGGCGAGCTGGCGGAGCTCTGCGACGGGAGCGCGGCGGAGGCGTGCCGCCGGCTGCTCGAGACCGCCAACCGGCGCGGCACCCCGGACAACCTCTCCGCCGCCGTGATCCGGCTGGTGGGCCCGGTCCCGGACGACGCCGCCGAGCCCGGGCAGGGCGGCCTCAAGGCCCGGCTGCGCCGCATCTTCGGCGGGGGCTGA
- a CDS encoding DMT family transporter: MSRPSQRPLGLALTAAAATLWGCWALFLRPSGLGGAQVALLVLATMSLPAPFAFRREALRDRGATLALAGLALADVGNMALYFAALQRGPLAVAVLTHYLAPVAVAVLSPLLFRERHSARALAAAPASLAGLALLVWRPGAAGFPLATALLGAGSAVFYAAIVLCAKRAGRSYGPTAITALHAPLSAAGLLALHGRAALPGALGPALPVLAGGLVCGLGASVLFYAGLRRIPAEVAGALTYLEPLTATLIGAALLGERLDLAAWAGAALILACGLWVALERRGEPLSPRRRCGAAGP; the protein is encoded by the coding sequence ATGTCCCGCCCCTCCCAGCGCCCCCTGGGCCTCGCCCTCACCGCCGCCGCCGCCACGCTCTGGGGCTGCTGGGCGCTCTTCCTGCGCCCCTCCGGGCTCGGCGGCGCGCAGGTGGCGCTGCTGGTGCTCGCGACGATGTCGCTGCCGGCGCCCTTCGCCTTCCGGCGCGAGGCGCTGCGCGACCGCGGCGCCACGCTCGCCCTGGCCGGCCTCGCCCTCGCCGACGTGGGGAACATGGCGCTCTACTTCGCCGCCCTGCAGCGAGGCCCGCTCGCCGTCGCGGTGCTCACCCACTACCTCGCGCCCGTCGCGGTGGCGGTCCTCTCGCCGCTGCTCTTCCGGGAGCGCCACTCGGCCCGGGCGCTCGCCGCCGCCCCGGCCTCCCTCGCCGGCCTGGCGCTCCTCGTCTGGCGCCCCGGGGCCGCCGGGTTCCCGCTCGCGACCGCGCTCCTCGGCGCCGGCAGCGCGGTCTTCTACGCCGCCATCGTGCTCTGCGCGAAGCGGGCCGGGCGCAGCTACGGGCCGACCGCGATCACCGCGCTCCACGCGCCGCTCAGCGCCGCCGGCCTGCTGGCGCTCCACGGCCGCGCCGCGCTGCCGGGCGCGCTCGGTCCGGCGCTGCCGGTCCTGGCGGGCGGGCTCGTCTGCGGGCTCGGCGCCAGCGTGCTCTTCTACGCCGGCCTGCGCCGCATCCCGGCCGAGGTGGCGGGCGCCCTCACCTACCTCGAGCCGCTCACGGCCACGCTCATCGGCGCGGCGCTGCTGGGTGAGCGGCTCGACCTCGCCGCCTGGGCCGGCGCGGCGCTGATCCTGGCCTGCGGGCTCTGGGTGGCGCTGGAGCGGCGCGGCGAGCCGCTCAGCCCCCGCCGAAGATGCGGCGCAGCCGGGCCTTGA